The following are encoded in a window of Paenibacillus polymyxa genomic DNA:
- a CDS encoding TolC family protein gives MKKSVFILLLLALSTSSFSGSFVQAEGQQLASNASVKLTLSQAQLWARSNSFSLKEAQQTIERNRINLKNAGKNLDFIPAGAGNGEEDAASSSAWKGYASSTVSYLESKKQIELAQDQTDYTTMKDYYDVLLADNKVKSSEDALSLALLEEKTAEAKANRGKISPGEQSTIIQTRLEAEKNVEIAKSALQKALEVLNTQMGQPQGTVYELVDRPAYRKMDNTNLDTLVTRAISASPSVWRQEEAVKLAKMEVKYYTWNSGTDDYEIKQIDVDSAEGGLKNTKDQLAESLKSLYFNLQQNDEQYEQMQSNLQNAIKVLDISRKKRERGFATGTEVATNQLKVKQIERNKDELIIQMTMLQHALNKPWSV, from the coding sequence ATGAAAAAAAGTGTGTTTATTTTATTGTTGTTGGCCTTATCAACCAGTTCTTTTTCAGGGTCCTTTGTTCAAGCAGAGGGGCAGCAATTGGCTTCCAATGCAAGTGTGAAACTAACATTGAGTCAAGCCCAGCTATGGGCACGGTCTAATAGCTTTAGTTTGAAAGAAGCCCAGCAAACGATAGAGCGTAACCGGATTAACCTAAAAAATGCAGGTAAGAATCTGGATTTCATTCCAGCAGGTGCAGGCAACGGTGAAGAGGACGCGGCTAGTAGTTCTGCTTGGAAGGGGTATGCCTCATCGACGGTTTCTTATTTGGAATCCAAGAAGCAAATCGAACTTGCTCAAGATCAGACAGACTACACCACAATGAAGGACTATTACGACGTACTTTTGGCTGACAACAAAGTGAAGAGTAGTGAGGATGCACTTTCGCTTGCGTTATTGGAGGAAAAAACTGCTGAGGCGAAAGCCAACCGTGGAAAAATTTCTCCAGGTGAACAAAGCACCATTATTCAGACTCGTTTAGAAGCTGAAAAGAATGTAGAGATTGCAAAATCTGCACTGCAAAAAGCGTTAGAGGTGCTAAACACCCAAATGGGGCAGCCGCAAGGTACGGTATATGAACTGGTTGATCGACCCGCTTACCGGAAAATGGATAACACGAATTTGGATACGCTTGTGACGCGTGCAATCTCGGCGAGTCCTTCGGTATGGAGACAGGAGGAGGCTGTCAAGCTGGCAAAAATGGAAGTTAAATATTACACATGGAACTCGGGAACGGACGATTATGAAATTAAACAGATTGATGTAGACTCAGCGGAAGGTGGACTCAAAAATACCAAGGATCAATTGGCAGAATCACTAAAGAGTCTCTACTTTAACTTACAGCAAAATGATGAACAATACGAACAAATGCAAAGTAATTTACAGAACGCTATTAAAGTGTTGGACATATCTCGTAAAAAAAGGGAACGTGGATTTGCCACAGGTACGGAGGTTGCCACGAATCAGTTAAAAGTGAAGCAAATTGAACGGAATAAGGATGAACTCATTATTCAAATGACAATGCTGCAACATGCTTTAAACAAACCGTGGAGCGTATAG
- a CDS encoding efflux RND transporter periplasmic adaptor subunit, with product MSETEKKDALQVLRRKKRLKGIIGILVLIIIAGIGSTVYKNRSQEKPMEGPANQIVQVQKTNMTESLKVTGTVQASKEVNINFTNVEGAKLIAVNVKAGDSVKAGQVLARLDDSDSKLQIKNAESNVAIARAKVEEAKRGPKSSDIELQKANVLKAQMAIKTAKDSMELEEVAAQKVAAKMILDKAQKDYDDQTYLVQNDAAAESDLATAKQNLDKAKLDMNNVELQYKKAKNRQVQAIEDAEMGYKTALIQLKAAQSPPDASNIQSAQASLQQAETELEQKKSVLNKLQVTAPWDGIILKVNGDVGTSPTAPFIVMNNSNTGVMKVSAKVNESDIAKMRTGLQATLHTNSFPDKQFKGEVLFVSPEPVTESNVTTYKIELSLDSQKIRLQPGMNMDVSLLLAEHKDALSVPLFALRSEGGVDGVYVAKNPANPADYEFRPVKLGVYTADQAEIKSGVKEGETIVIPPQGGSAGPNGSQEGQDPDGGQAQ from the coding sequence TTGTCAGAAACAGAAAAGAAAGATGCATTGCAAGTGTTAAGAAGGAAAAAAAGATTGAAAGGGATCATAGGTATTCTTGTCTTGATTATTATAGCGGGAATTGGCAGTACTGTTTATAAGAATAGAAGTCAGGAAAAGCCCATGGAGGGTCCTGCGAACCAGATCGTACAGGTACAGAAAACAAACATGACCGAATCGCTTAAAGTAACTGGAACCGTTCAGGCTTCTAAGGAAGTCAATATCAATTTTACAAATGTTGAGGGTGCCAAGCTCATTGCCGTCAATGTTAAAGCAGGAGATAGTGTCAAAGCGGGTCAGGTGTTGGCTCGTTTGGATGATTCGGATTCCAAGTTACAAATTAAAAATGCTGAATCCAATGTAGCGATTGCCCGAGCCAAGGTGGAGGAAGCCAAGCGCGGACCAAAGTCTAGTGATATTGAGCTCCAGAAGGCAAATGTCCTAAAGGCGCAGATGGCGATTAAAACAGCCAAGGATTCCATGGAGCTGGAAGAAGTCGCAGCACAAAAAGTGGCGGCCAAGATGATTTTGGATAAAGCCCAGAAGGATTATGATGACCAGACTTATCTAGTCCAGAATGATGCAGCTGCAGAAAGTGACCTGGCGACGGCCAAGCAAAACCTGGATAAGGCAAAATTGGATATGAATAATGTCGAACTTCAATACAAGAAGGCAAAGAATCGACAAGTTCAGGCGATTGAGGATGCGGAAATGGGCTATAAAACAGCTTTAATACAATTAAAGGCAGCACAGTCCCCGCCTGATGCTTCCAATATTCAATCCGCACAGGCTTCTTTACAACAGGCTGAAACGGAATTGGAACAGAAGAAAAGTGTTCTGAACAAATTACAGGTTACGGCACCGTGGGATGGAATTATTTTGAAGGTTAATGGCGATGTGGGTACCAGTCCTACAGCACCTTTCATTGTTATGAACAACTCCAATACAGGCGTTATGAAGGTTAGTGCCAAGGTTAACGAAAGTGACATTGCTAAAATGAGGACTGGGCTCCAGGCTACGTTACACACGAATTCATTCCCTGACAAACAATTTAAAGGCGAAGTCCTCTTTGTTTCTCCAGAGCCGGTTACGGAATCCAATGTGACTACATACAAAATTGAATTGTCTTTGGATAGTCAAAAGATAAGACTACAACCAGGGATGAACATGGATGTATCACTCCTCTTGGCTGAACATAAAGATGCGTTGTCTGTTCCATTGTTCGCATTGAGATCCGAAGGTGGAGTGGATGGAGTATATGTAGCGAAGAACCCGGCTAACCCTGCAGATTATGAATTCAGACCAGTGAAGCTGGGGGTCTATACAGCGGATCAGGCCGAAATCAAGTCCGGTGTCAAGGAAGGCGAAACCATTGTTATTCCGCCCCAGGGTGGTAGTGCTGGTCCGAATGGCAGTCAAGAGGGTCAGGACCCTGATGGAGGTCAGGCACAATGA
- a CDS encoding ABC transporter ATP-binding protein, protein MNEARLNKSVIEIKELKKIYEVGGQEIQALRGVDLSISEGEFVAIMGPSGSGKSTMMNVIGCLDHPDTGKYYLDGYSILDARENELSEIRNQKLGFVFQKFYLLPRTTALANVELPMMYAGIPAKERRERAVEALRSVGLAERMYNKPNELSGGQQQRVSIARALVNNPVILLADEPTGALDTKTSVEIMELFQGLNEQGKTIVLVTHELEIAEYAKRLISFRDGNIERDESIMNRRISSRMASL, encoded by the coding sequence ATGAACGAAGCTCGTTTGAATAAAAGCGTTATTGAAATTAAAGAACTAAAAAAAATATATGAGGTGGGCGGTCAGGAGATTCAGGCTCTACGTGGTGTTGATTTATCTATTAGCGAAGGTGAGTTTGTTGCCATAATGGGCCCTTCTGGTTCGGGTAAGTCCACTATGATGAATGTCATTGGTTGCCTCGATCATCCTGATACGGGGAAGTATTATTTGGATGGGTATTCCATTTTGGATGCTCGTGAGAACGAGCTTTCCGAGATTCGAAATCAGAAACTGGGTTTTGTATTTCAGAAATTTTATCTACTTCCCCGAACTACAGCATTAGCCAATGTAGAGCTACCAATGATGTATGCAGGTATACCTGCCAAGGAACGCCGGGAACGAGCTGTGGAGGCGCTTCGAAGTGTTGGGCTTGCAGAACGGATGTACAACAAGCCTAATGAGCTATCTGGTGGTCAGCAGCAACGTGTCTCCATTGCGCGTGCGTTGGTGAATAATCCTGTTATTCTGCTGGCGGATGAGCCAACGGGGGCACTAGATACAAAGACGAGTGTCGAGATTATGGAGCTGTTTCAAGGTTTGAATGAACAGGGGAAAACCATTGTCTTGGTTACTCATGAGCTGGAAATTGCCGAATATGCCAAGCGCCTGATCAGCTTTCGAGATGGGAATATTGAGCGGGATGAGAGCATTATGAATAGAAGAATTTCATCAAGGATGGCAAGCCTATGA
- a CDS encoding ABC transporter permease, which translates to MNLMETIRVSINSLTTNKLRSFLTILGIIIGVAAVIAIMAIGNGSTTRIKAEINKLGNNVLMVAPAMTMVDGEIDYDNTPSFTWADVEALEQKNSIDALMPNITSNSKATWGRYNYNATIVGTSASFYKVKKFSFAEGRTFTNDEMDKRMNVAILESQAVQRLFGGDTQNVLGRTFQIKQIPFKVIGVLNTQPVTKLSYSTNEQIYIPATTIMNRLGEKNITGLDVSAKSPALMDQARSDILESLRLTHQLKPSEPDQFQIMSLSEAAGAASGVDNIMTSLLGGVAAISLVVGGIGIMNIMMVSVIERTREIGIRKAIGAKPRDIMIQFLSEAVIFGLLGGTIGVVTGIGASKILEATAHMTIEFTISPIIYSFLSSAGTGILFGVYPAYKAASLKPIDALRYE; encoded by the coding sequence ATGAATTTAATGGAAACGATCCGTGTATCAATTAACAGTTTAACAACCAATAAGCTACGCTCCTTTTTAACAATACTCGGTATTATTATCGGGGTGGCAGCGGTTATTGCCATTATGGCGATTGGAAACGGCTCTACAACCCGCATAAAGGCGGAAATTAATAAATTAGGGAATAACGTATTGATGGTTGCGCCAGCTATGACAATGGTCGATGGTGAAATAGATTATGACAACACTCCATCGTTTACTTGGGCTGATGTCGAGGCGTTGGAACAAAAGAATTCCATAGATGCATTGATGCCAAATATAACGAGCAATTCAAAAGCTACGTGGGGGCGATACAACTATAACGCCACTATTGTAGGGACTTCCGCTTCATTCTATAAAGTCAAAAAGTTTTCCTTTGCCGAGGGCAGAACATTTACCAACGATGAGATGGACAAACGCATGAATGTCGCCATTCTTGAAAGTCAGGCGGTTCAACGTCTTTTTGGTGGAGATACCCAAAATGTATTGGGACGAACGTTTCAAATTAAACAGATCCCTTTCAAGGTAATTGGAGTATTAAATACTCAGCCAGTAACGAAATTAAGCTACAGCACTAATGAACAAATTTACATCCCTGCTACAACTATAATGAACCGTCTGGGTGAGAAGAACATTACAGGATTGGACGTATCCGCCAAGTCACCAGCTTTGATGGATCAGGCTCGTTCAGACATATTGGAAAGCTTGCGTTTAACGCACCAGCTAAAACCCTCGGAACCGGATCAATTTCAAATTATGAGTCTGTCAGAAGCAGCAGGTGCTGCTTCAGGTGTAGATAATATCATGACCAGCTTGCTAGGAGGTGTAGCCGCGATATCGCTCGTGGTAGGGGGAATCGGAATTATGAATATTATGATGGTGTCGGTTATAGAGCGTACAAGAGAAATCGGTATTCGAAAAGCTATTGGCGCCAAGCCGAGAGATATTATGATTCAATTCCTATCTGAAGCGGTCATCTTTGGTCTATTAGGAGGTACAATCGGGGTTGTAACAGGCATAGGGGCATCCAAAATACTTGAAGCAACTGCACATATGACCATTGAATTTACGATCTCGCCTATTATATATTCGTTTCTTAGCTCTGCAGGCACAGGCATCCTATTTGGAGTATACCCGGCTTATAAAGCAGCAAGTTTGAAGCCTATAGATGCATTGAGATACGAATAA
- a CDS encoding RNA polymerase sigma factor, whose amino-acid sequence MDIKGVEDLYLSCKSDLFGYLLRILHNKQDAEDLLHECFIRFIRASPDLPQDRIRFYLLRIAKNLAIDLIRKRKKMDEYNLRKELLYYHWDTVDFEIQEEVNRILLMASNTEQRTVLELRVVRGYSIKETARILNKSENSVKSSLHRASKRIKLRYIS is encoded by the coding sequence ATGGATATTAAAGGTGTGGAGGATCTATATTTATCTTGCAAATCAGATCTCTTTGGATATCTATTGAGGATATTGCATAACAAACAGGATGCCGAAGATTTGTTGCATGAGTGCTTTATTCGGTTTATAAGAGCTTCACCTGACTTGCCTCAAGATCGTATTCGATTTTATCTTCTGAGAATTGCCAAAAATTTAGCTATAGATTTAATAAGAAAACGAAAAAAGATGGATGAATACAACTTACGTAAGGAGCTGCTCTACTATCACTGGGATACCGTCGATTTTGAAATTCAGGAGGAGGTCAATCGAATTCTTTTGATGGCAAGTAATACCGAGCAAAGGACGGTACTTGAATTGCGTGTAGTCCGAGGATACTCCATAAAAGAAACGGCTAGAATCTTAAACAAGAGTGAAAATTCGGTAAAGTCCTCGCTGCACAGAGCTTCAAAACGCATTAAATTAAGATATATTTCCTGA
- a CDS encoding alpha-amylase family glycosyl hydrolase, with translation MTRNKRLRRLSTAMLTVPMLTMFASGAMAEQELNRHKPPVSTGSGVFYEIYINSFYDSNGDGHGDLKGITQKLDYLNDGKPHSGKDLQVSGLWLMPLNPSPSYHKYDVTDYYQVDPQYGSLNDFRTLMKEADRKGVKVIMDLVINHSSSEHPWFKEASANPQSKYHNYYVWADENTDLEEKGSWGQQVWHKNPNGEGYFYGTFWSGMPDLNFDNPEVRKEMIKVGKYWLQQGADGFRLDAAMHIFRGQTKDGADKNIAWWNEFRSEMEKVNPNVYLAGEVWDKPETIAPYFGPLHSLFNFDLGGTILNSVKNGRDQGIATFAEKTLQLYKSYNKAALDAPFLSNHDQTRVMSELGGDVRKAKLAASILLTLPGQPFLYYGEEIGMKGEKPDEYLREPMRWYKGDGPGQTTWEKPKYNTGEVSVEAQLRDDDSLLESYRTLIRLREEHEALRSDSLQPIQAGSASVTAFKRTSGKETMYVYHNLSGESVTLQIKDFDKGKWKVIFSTSKDVKVKKGTVTIPAYSSLITEEDRKS, from the coding sequence TTGACACGTAACAAACGCTTAAGAAGATTGTCCACCGCCATGTTAACGGTGCCTATGCTCACGATGTTCGCTTCAGGTGCAATGGCAGAGCAGGAATTGAACAGACATAAGCCTCCGGTTTCTACTGGAAGCGGCGTATTTTATGAAATTTATATCAATTCTTTTTATGATTCGAATGGAGACGGACACGGTGATTTGAAAGGAATCACACAAAAACTTGATTACTTAAACGATGGCAAACCCCATTCGGGTAAGGATTTGCAGGTTAGCGGCCTCTGGCTTATGCCCCTAAATCCATCTCCAAGCTATCATAAATATGATGTAACTGATTACTATCAGGTGGACCCGCAGTATGGGAGTCTAAATGATTTCCGCACCTTGATGAAAGAAGCGGACCGAAAGGGCGTCAAGGTGATCATGGACCTTGTTATCAATCATTCGAGCAGCGAGCACCCATGGTTTAAGGAGGCCAGTGCCAACCCACAAAGCAAATACCATAACTATTACGTATGGGCGGATGAGAACACAGATCTGGAAGAAAAGGGCTCGTGGGGTCAGCAGGTATGGCATAAGAATCCGAACGGCGAAGGATATTTCTACGGTACATTCTGGTCGGGCATGCCGGATCTGAACTTTGACAATCCCGAAGTCCGCAAAGAAATGATCAAAGTCGGCAAGTATTGGCTGCAGCAGGGTGCAGACGGGTTCCGGCTTGACGCGGCGATGCATATTTTTAGAGGACAGACGAAGGATGGTGCGGATAAGAACATCGCCTGGTGGAATGAATTCCGTTCCGAGATGGAGAAGGTGAATCCAAATGTATATCTGGCAGGAGAGGTATGGGACAAACCGGAGACCATAGCTCCTTATTTCGGACCACTCCACTCCCTATTTAATTTTGACCTGGGTGGAACGATTTTGAACTCCGTGAAAAACGGCCGAGATCAGGGTATCGCGACATTCGCCGAGAAAACGCTGCAACTGTACAAATCGTATAATAAGGCGGCACTCGATGCTCCGTTCCTGAGCAACCATGACCAGACCCGTGTCATGAGCGAACTGGGCGGGGATGTACGAAAAGCCAAGCTGGCCGCTTCCATTCTTTTGACGCTTCCGGGTCAGCCTTTCCTGTATTACGGGGAAGAAATCGGCATGAAGGGAGAGAAGCCTGATGAGTATCTTCGTGAGCCTATGCGCTGGTACAAGGGAGATGGCCCTGGTCAAACGACGTGGGAGAAACCCAAATACAACACAGGCGAGGTATCGGTGGAAGCGCAGCTGAGGGACGATGATTCCTTACTGGAAAGCTATCGCACACTCATCCGTTTGAGGGAAGAACATGAAGCTTTACGTAGCGACAGTCTGCAACCTATACAAGCAGGTTCTGCCAGCGTGACCGCGTTTAAACGTACTTCAGGCAAAGAAACAATGTATGTATATCATAACCTGTCTGGAGAGTCGGTTACCTTGCAGATAAAAGATTTCGATAAGGGTAAATGGAAAGTGATCTTTTCCACCTCAAAGGATGTAAAGGTGAAGAAAGGAACAGTTACAATTCCGGCTTACAGTTCTCTAATTACCGAAGAAGACAGAAAGAGCTGA
- a CDS encoding HAD family hydrolase — protein sequence MTSIHHVTPTNNECTGDLSASVPVKAVIFDMDGVLVDSEPIYFEVERSSFAHFGAPMTEEEHHTYVGVTLESMWRQVLNRHQLTNTVEEALSYHRKNVMQTMIAHEGLVAIDGLERWLDWLKEKGIPVAVASSSPRALIDLIMEKTGLGRYFDIRITGEEVLQGKPAPDIFLYAAEQLGIAPAHCIVIEDSQNGVQAAKSAGMYCIGFHNPGSGRQDLSRADRWILSYDDLWAIKENLPFDEQLLAKSKS from the coding sequence ATGACGAGCATCCATCATGTTACACCGACCAATAATGAATGCACAGGAGACCTATCAGCGTCCGTTCCGGTCAAAGCGGTCATTTTCGACATGGACGGGGTGTTAGTAGACAGCGAACCGATTTACTTTGAGGTCGAACGCAGCTCCTTTGCCCATTTCGGTGCGCCCATGACGGAAGAAGAGCATCACACCTATGTCGGAGTGACACTCGAATCCATGTGGCGTCAAGTGCTGAACAGGCATCAGCTCACCAATACGGTGGAAGAGGCCCTGTCCTATCACCGAAAAAATGTGATGCAGACGATGATTGCGCACGAGGGCCTTGTGGCGATTGACGGACTGGAGCGGTGGCTGGACTGGCTGAAAGAGAAAGGGATTCCGGTCGCGGTGGCCTCTTCCTCTCCACGGGCGCTGATTGATCTCATTATGGAAAAGACAGGACTTGGCCGTTACTTCGACATTCGAATCACCGGTGAAGAGGTATTGCAGGGTAAGCCTGCACCGGACATCTTCTTATACGCCGCCGAGCAGCTAGGCATTGCACCGGCTCATTGCATCGTTATTGAGGATTCACAGAACGGGGTCCAGGCAGCCAAAAGTGCAGGAATGTACTGCATCGGCTTTCACAACCCCGGCTCCGGCCGGCAGGATCTGTCCAGAGCCGATCGCTGGATTCTCAGCTATGACGACCTGTGGGCGATCAAAGAGAATCTACCGTTCGATGAGCAATTGCTTGCTAAGAGCAAGAGCTGA
- the gutB1 gene encoding 2-amino-2-deoxy-D-mannitol dehydrogenase GutB1 has translation MLALVYKSAWDVALEERPIPEIKKDNDVLVRIRATGVCGTDLGIISGKYHAVPSTILGHESAGDVIAVGSAVSSLQPGDRVVIDPTYYCGQCEMCRTGRQNHCTHKSVTETGVSADGTFTDYYVTEDRFLYKLKDHISYEEATLTEPLSCMLTGINQIHLLPNFTTVILGAGPIGILYSYALASKGITGCLVDISEERLAIADSIAPERWSAHATLESAIHELAPLKNQVDMIVDTTGVVGTEVLSQLASGGYLMLVGLRDGISSFNPKEVVDRSLKIIGSIDSLGTFSTAHYLIEQQIIPAKKIITHSYPLDDYHEAFKTLGCNISERTLQPSSQAIKIVLQSNGSGN, from the coding sequence ATGCTTGCACTGGTATACAAATCGGCTTGGGATGTCGCACTTGAGGAAAGACCTATCCCGGAGATAAAAAAAGATAACGATGTACTCGTCCGAATTCGGGCGACAGGCGTATGCGGTACGGACCTAGGTATCATTAGTGGCAAATATCATGCCGTTCCGTCCACTATCTTGGGCCACGAATCAGCGGGGGATGTGATCGCTGTAGGATCAGCCGTCAGTTCACTGCAGCCTGGGGACCGGGTGGTGATTGATCCAACATACTACTGCGGCCAATGCGAAATGTGCCGGACAGGAAGACAGAATCATTGCACACACAAATCCGTAACCGAGACCGGAGTTAGCGCCGACGGTACGTTCACCGATTATTATGTGACTGAGGACCGTTTTTTGTACAAGCTGAAGGACCATATCAGCTACGAAGAAGCGACGCTGACCGAACCGCTGAGCTGTATGCTGACCGGAATCAACCAGATTCACTTGCTGCCGAACTTCACAACCGTTATTTTAGGCGCAGGTCCGATCGGGATTCTGTACAGTTATGCTCTTGCTTCGAAAGGCATAACTGGTTGCCTTGTTGACATCTCGGAGGAACGGCTCGCTATAGCGGATTCTATTGCTCCCGAACGGTGGTCCGCGCACGCCACACTGGAGTCGGCCATTCATGAGCTGGCTCCGTTAAAAAATCAGGTGGACATGATTGTGGATACCACAGGAGTGGTCGGCACTGAGGTACTAAGCCAGCTTGCGAGCGGCGGGTATTTGATGCTGGTGGGGCTGAGAGATGGGATAAGTTCGTTTAATCCGAAAGAGGTAGTTGACCGTAGCCTTAAAATCATCGGCTCGATTGATTCTCTGGGCACGTTCTCCACGGCGCATTACCTGATTGAGCAACAAATCATTCCCGCCAAAAAAATCATAACCCACTCGTATCCGCTTGATGACTACCATGAAGCCTTTAAGACGCTTGGATGCAATATCAGCGAGCGGACACTTCAGCCTTCGTCTCAGGCGATCAAGATTGTACTGCAATCTAATGGCTCCGGCAACTAA
- a CDS encoding aspartate aminotransferase family protein: MHTLTKERFRYGKGITLIDDSGKEYLDGVSGTFNLSLGYNHPHVVTKVQEQVANLAHMSSSFTEPYVEEVLDHLIQYTPNGIDAGWMRDITGSTANECAVKLAQKYTGALDIISLYLSHHGQTQFATGISGNAFRRRKFPNSAAANSLHVPAPYCYRCPFNSSPDKCGYQCVEAISDAIEYASSGSVACMIIEPILGNGGNIIPPAGYFKRLRQLCNEYGLILIADEVQTGIGRTGYMFASELFDIQPDIITLAKGLGGIGVPVAAVLMQSRLNVLEKHEHSFTSGSNLISVTAAKATLEVVSEPGFLEAVRSKGSLLGTLLTEMADKHDCIIGEARGVGLMWGLEIVDEDNAPDAVKSNAIIDRAFAEQQLILRGSRYGYGNVVKVRPSLTATEDEIVEIAKRLDTVLTTLH; the protein is encoded by the coding sequence GTGCATACCTTAACCAAAGAACGCTTCAGATACGGAAAAGGCATTACTCTGATTGACGATTCGGGTAAGGAATATTTAGATGGCGTATCTGGCACCTTCAATCTCTCACTCGGTTACAATCACCCTCATGTCGTCACCAAAGTACAGGAACAAGTCGCCAATCTTGCCCACATGTCCTCATCCTTTACCGAGCCCTATGTCGAGGAAGTCCTGGATCATTTGATCCAGTATACGCCGAACGGCATTGACGCGGGATGGATGAGAGATATTACCGGCTCTACGGCGAACGAATGCGCTGTGAAGCTAGCCCAGAAATATACGGGAGCGCTCGATATAATCAGCCTGTATCTATCCCATCATGGGCAGACCCAGTTCGCAACAGGCATATCCGGCAACGCCTTCCGGCGGAGGAAGTTTCCCAACTCGGCTGCAGCAAATTCCCTTCATGTACCTGCTCCCTACTGCTATCGCTGCCCGTTTAATTCTTCGCCTGACAAGTGTGGCTATCAATGCGTCGAAGCCATATCGGATGCTATTGAGTATGCAAGCTCAGGTTCTGTGGCCTGTATGATTATTGAACCCATCCTGGGCAACGGAGGCAATATCATCCCACCTGCAGGATATTTTAAGCGTCTCCGTCAGCTGTGCAACGAGTACGGGCTGATCCTAATCGCTGATGAGGTGCAGACCGGGATTGGGCGGACAGGCTATATGTTTGCAAGTGAACTGTTTGATATCCAGCCAGATATCATTACTCTCGCCAAGGGTCTCGGCGGCATTGGTGTACCGGTAGCAGCAGTATTGATGCAGTCTCGTCTTAATGTCCTCGAGAAGCACGAGCACTCCTTCACCTCAGGTAGTAATCTAATCTCGGTTACGGCAGCTAAAGCCACGCTAGAGGTTGTGTCTGAACCCGGTTTTCTGGAAGCCGTTCGGTCCAAAGGAAGCCTGCTCGGAACCCTGCTGACGGAGATGGCCGACAAGCACGATTGTATCATTGGTGAGGCTCGCGGCGTCGGCTTGATGTGGGGACTGGAAATTGTCGACGAGGATAATGCCCCAGACGCAGTTAAGAGCAATGCGATTATCGACCGCGCTTTTGCCGAACAGCAGCTGATTCTCAGAGGCTCCCGTTACGGTTACGGCAATGTGGTCAAAGTGAGACCTTCCCTCACGGCTACGGAAGATGAGATTGTCGAAATTGCCAAGCGGCTTGACACTGTTCTGACCACCCTTCACTAA